The DNA sequence ATCAGGAATCATTAAACTATCATCCCAGCAAGTGTGTATTTTTATACCTCCTTTAGCTGTCCGAAACTTTGCCCAAGAAAAGGTGGACAAACACAAGCTAATAGTACTACTATCTATGAGTTTTATTCTTTGGTTTTTTACTTCCTCTATAATGTGGCTTTGATGTTGTTTGCTTAACACTGTTTGATAATGTTTGAGTAAACGGTAATAAAGAGTTTCAAACACCTGCCAGTCACGATTTTTATTACCATCGCTCATGGTTGATCGAGCAGGACTCTGTGCCAATCCTAAGTCAGAAATATAGATTTCACTTACTCCTATTCCTGTAGATATATCGCTTAATGTCAAACACTTATTCAGCTGTCCGAAAGTTAGTGCAACAAATTGATCGTATGTCTTATATTTACTGCATCCTTTGTCACTATTGAACTGTTTGGTTATAGAAGTCAGCATCCATCGTGGTACCAAATCAATTATTTGCCGTGCAAGTGGTTTATTGTTATTTTTGTTGCGCCTGTAGAGTCCCATATTTCTAATGTTTTGTCGAAAAAACAAAAATATAGGATTCTCAGGTTCTTTTAAAATCTAAAGTTTCGGATAGTTGTGAACGTTTGTGTAAAAACAATTACATATATACTCCCAATTTGGCATATATTGCGTAAATTTACATATTTATTATAACTCAAATTTAGGGGGTTTTGCGTTAATGCTTATCCTCAAAGTTACACTAATATTTTAAATCCTCCAGAAAATGAGCTGATTATTTTTAATGCTCTTCAAAACCAAA is a window from the Bacteroidales bacterium genome containing:
- a CDS encoding DUF4372 domain-containing protein produces the protein MGLYRRNKNNNKPLARQIIDLVPRWMLTSITKQFNSDKGCSKYKTYDQFVALTFGQLNKCLTLSDISTGIGVSEIYISDLGLAQSPARSTMSDGNKNRDWQVFETLYYRLLKHYQTVLSKQHQSHIIEEVKNQRIKLIDSSTISLCLSTFSWAKFRTAKGGIKIHTCWDDSLMIPD